One genomic region from Paracoccus pantotrophus encodes:
- a CDS encoding VUT family protein, with protein sequence MSRILPGVIAMAAVVVASNILVQHLLGAWLTWGALTYPVAFLVTDIMNRVYGPAAARKVVYAGFVTGVLCSVVAAGLDKTTLRIAIASGAAFLSAQLMDISVFNQLRKYNWWLPPLAASVAGSILDTAVFFSIAFAAQLTPIFPADDVSWANELVPLLGQGPVQPLWVSLAVADCSVKLAQAVLALVPFRIVVGNLIQRRAQIH encoded by the coding sequence ATGTCCCGCATCCTTCCCGGCGTCATCGCCATGGCCGCCGTCGTGGTGGCCTCGAACATCCTGGTCCAGCACCTGCTGGGCGCCTGGCTGACCTGGGGGGCGCTGACCTATCCGGTCGCCTTCCTGGTGACCGACATCATGAACCGGGTCTATGGACCGGCCGCCGCGCGCAAGGTGGTTTATGCCGGCTTCGTGACCGGCGTGCTCTGCTCGGTCGTGGCCGCGGGGCTGGACAAGACCACGCTGCGCATCGCCATAGCCTCGGGCGCGGCCTTCCTTTCGGCGCAGCTGATGGACATCTCGGTCTTCAACCAGTTGCGAAAATACAACTGGTGGCTACCACCCCTGGCGGCCAGCGTCGCCGGCTCGATCCTCGACACTGCCGTTTTCTTCAGCATCGCCTTTGCCGCACAGCTGACGCCAATCTTCCCGGCGGACGATGTTTCCTGGGCAAATGAGCTGGTTCCGCTGCTGGGCCAGGGCCCCGTCCAGCCACTATGGGTTTCGCTGGCAGTCGCCGACTGCTCGGTGAAGCTTGCGCAGGCAGTGCTGGCGCTCGTGCCCTTCCGCATCGTCGTCGGAAATTTGATCCAGCGCCGCGCGCAAATTCATTGA
- a CDS encoding acetyl-CoA C-acyltransferase family protein has protein sequence MSENEIVILSGARTAIGTFGGSLAGVPPIQLAATATRAAIERAGIGPERIGTVVFGHVLNTEPRDMYLSRVAMLEAGVPDTTPAMNVNRLCGSGAQAIVSTAQALMLGDADFAVAGGAESMSRAPYAVPAARFGAKMGDVQMLDMMVGALTCPMGTGHMGVTAENVAREHDISRQAQDEFALESQKRAAAAIAEGRFREQIVPVEIKTRKGVVAFDTDEHPKATDAGKLAGLKPVFQKDGTVTAGNASGINDGAAALVLARADAAQAAGARPLFRILGHAVAGVRPEVMGIGPVPAVEALLKRTGLTAGDFDVIESNEAFAAQALAVNKGLGLDPARVNPNGGAIALGHPVGATGALITVKAMYELMRTGGSKGLITMCIGGGQGIALAIERI, from the coding sequence ATGTCCGAGAATGAAATCGTCATCCTGTCCGGGGCGCGCACGGCCATCGGCACCTTCGGCGGCAGCCTGGCCGGCGTGCCGCCGATCCAGCTGGCTGCGACCGCGACCCGCGCCGCGATCGAGCGCGCCGGCATCGGCCCCGAGCGCATCGGCACCGTGGTCTTCGGCCATGTCCTGAACACCGAGCCGCGCGACATGTATCTGTCGCGCGTGGCGATGCTGGAAGCCGGGGTGCCCGACACCACCCCGGCGATGAACGTGAACCGGCTCTGCGGCTCGGGGGCGCAGGCCATCGTCTCGACCGCACAGGCGCTGATGCTGGGCGATGCGGATTTCGCCGTGGCGGGCGGCGCGGAATCGATGAGCCGCGCGCCCTATGCCGTGCCCGCGGCGCGGTTCGGTGCCAAGATGGGCGACGTGCAGATGCTCGACATGATGGTCGGCGCGCTGACCTGCCCGATGGGCACCGGCCATATGGGGGTGACGGCGGAAAATGTCGCGCGCGAACATGACATCTCGCGCCAGGCGCAGGACGAATTCGCCCTGGAAAGCCAGAAACGCGCCGCCGCCGCCATCGCCGAGGGCCGCTTCAGGGAGCAGATCGTCCCGGTCGAGATCAAGACCCGCAAGGGCGTGGTCGCCTTCGACACGGACGAGCATCCGAAGGCGACCGATGCCGGGAAACTGGCCGGGCTGAAGCCGGTGTTCCAGAAGGACGGCACGGTGACGGCAGGCAATGCCTCGGGGATCAACGACGGTGCGGCGGCGCTGGTGCTGGCACGGGCCGATGCGGCGCAGGCGGCGGGCGCCAGGCCGTTGTTCCGCATCCTTGGCCATGCCGTCGCCGGCGTGCGCCCCGAGGTGATGGGCATCGGCCCGGTCCCGGCGGTCGAGGCACTGCTGAAGCGCACCGGCCTGACGGCCGGCGATTTCGACGTGATCGAATCGAACGAGGCTTTTGCCGCGCAGGCGCTGGCAGTGAACAAGGGGCTGGGCCTCGACCCCGCCAGGGTGAACCCGAACGGCGGCGCCATCGCGCTCGGCCACCCGGTCGGCGCGACCGGCGCCCTCATCACCGTGAAGGCAATGTATGAGCTGATGCGCACCGGCGGCAGCAAGGGCCTCATCACCATGTGCATCGGCGGCGGCCAGGGCATCGCGCTGGCCATCGAGCGGATCTGA
- a CDS encoding winged helix-turn-helix domain-containing protein gives MTEDPRISLRLHFESGLTFGRGKADLLQAIDDEGSISAAGRRMGMSYRRAWSLVEEMNAHFAAPLVDSSRGGAHGGGAQLTARGRQVLADYRALEALLRDQGAGALGRLRAGQRSAPA, from the coding sequence ATGACCGAGGATCCCCGCATCAGCCTGCGCCTGCATTTCGAATCCGGCCTGACCTTTGGCCGCGGCAAGGCCGACCTGCTGCAAGCCATCGACGACGAGGGCTCGATCTCGGCCGCCGGGCGGCGCATGGGCATGAGCTATCGCCGCGCCTGGTCGCTGGTCGAGGAAATGAATGCGCATTTTGCCGCACCCCTGGTGGACAGCAGCCGCGGCGGCGCCCATGGCGGCGGCGCCCAGCTGACCGCGCGTGGCCGGCAGGTGCTGGCCGATTACCGCGCGCTGGAGGCGCTGCTGCGCGACCAGGGCGCCGGGGCTTTGGGGCGGCTGCGCGCGGGGCAGCGATCTGCACCGGCGTAA
- the modA gene encoding molybdate ABC transporter substrate-binding protein: MRLSFLAAALIALAPAAQADEITIFAAASLKDALDEIAADWQASHGDTVVISYAGSSQLAKQIQEGAPADLFISASTAWMDAVQDSGDIDPATRRDLLGNTLVLVGTGKPAEAAVTELPGLLGDGKLAMAMVDSVPAGQYGKAALTALGLWEQVEGQVAQADNVRAALKLVATGEAPLGIVYGSDAVAEPGVGVVATFPADSHEQITYPAAVTRAADTPQAAAFLDSLSQEPARSVFESQGFTVTQ; the protein is encoded by the coding sequence ATGCGCCTGTCTTTCCTTGCCGCCGCCCTGATCGCGCTTGCCCCCGCAGCCCAGGCCGACGAGATCACCATCTTCGCCGCCGCCAGCCTCAAGGACGCGCTGGACGAGATCGCCGCCGACTGGCAAGCCAGCCATGGCGATACGGTGGTGATCTCCTATGCCGGCAGTTCGCAGCTTGCCAAGCAGATCCAGGAGGGCGCGCCGGCCGACCTGTTCATCTCGGCCTCGACCGCGTGGATGGATGCGGTGCAGGATTCGGGCGACATCGACCCGGCGACGCGCCGCGACCTGCTGGGCAATACGCTGGTGCTGGTCGGTACCGGCAAGCCGGCCGAGGCGGCCGTGACCGAATTGCCCGGCCTGCTGGGCGACGGCAAGCTGGCCATGGCGATGGTCGATTCCGTCCCTGCCGGGCAATACGGCAAGGCGGCGCTGACCGCGCTGGGCCTGTGGGAGCAGGTCGAGGGCCAGGTCGCGCAGGCCGACAACGTCCGCGCCGCGCTGAAGCTGGTCGCCACGGGCGAGGCGCCGCTGGGCATCGTCTATGGCAGCGACGCCGTGGCCGAGCCGGGCGTGGGCGTGGTGGCGACCTTCCCGGCCGACAGCCACGAGCAGATCACCTATCCCGCCGCCGTGACCAGGGCCGCCGATACGCCGCAGGCCGCCGCCTTCCTTGACAGCCTGTCGCAGGAGCCGGCAAGATCGGTCTTTGAATCGCAAGGCTTTACCGTCACGCAATGA
- the modB gene encoding molybdate ABC transporter permease subunit, whose translation MIPTDWLGPQEWQAVRLSLRVAAVATLAGLPPAVAVAWLLARRRFPGHGLLSGIVHLPLILPPVVTGYLLLITFGTQGPVGSLLKPLGIVFAFRWTGAALACGIMSFPLMVRAIRLGFEAVDPRLEQAAATLGAPRAWIFLTVTLPLILPAILAGATLGFAKAMGEFGATITFVSNIPGQTQTLPSAIYALLQVPSGEAAALRLVLVSVVIAMAAVLVSEWLAWRMAARMNGRAEGRA comes from the coding sequence ATGATCCCGACCGATTGGCTTGGCCCCCAGGAATGGCAGGCCGTGCGGCTGTCCCTGCGGGTCGCCGCCGTCGCCACGCTGGCCGGCCTGCCGCCGGCCGTCGCCGTGGCCTGGCTGCTGGCCCGGCGGCGCTTTCCGGGGCATGGGCTGCTGAGCGGCATCGTGCATCTGCCGCTGATCCTGCCGCCGGTCGTCACCGGCTACCTGCTGCTGATCACCTTCGGCACCCAGGGGCCGGTGGGCAGCCTGCTGAAACCGCTGGGCATCGTCTTCGCCTTTCGCTGGACCGGCGCGGCGCTGGCCTGCGGCATCATGAGCTTTCCGCTGATGGTGCGCGCCATACGCCTGGGCTTCGAGGCGGTGGACCCCAGGTTGGAACAGGCTGCCGCCACATTGGGCGCGCCGCGGGCCTGGATCTTCCTGACCGTGACGCTGCCCTTGATCCTGCCCGCGATCCTGGCCGGGGCCACGCTGGGCTTTGCCAAGGCAATGGGCGAGTTCGGCGCCACCATCACCTTCGTCTCGAACATTCCGGGCCAGACCCAGACCCTGCCCTCGGCCATCTATGCGCTGTTGCAGGTGCCCTCGGGCGAGGCGGCGGCGCTGCGGCTGGTGCTGGTCTCGGTGGTGATCGCCATGGCGGCGGTGCTGGTCTCGGAATGGCTGGCCTGGCGCATGGCCGCGCGCATGAACGGGCGCGCCGAGGGGCGGGCGTGA
- the modC gene encoding molybdenum ABC transporter ATP-binding protein, giving the protein MLEVAFRHNFRGLALDVAFQAPGGVTALFGPSGCGKSTTINAIAGLMRPEQGRIALDGQVLFDGATNLAPQARRIGCVFQDARLFPHMTVAANLRYPSRWRRGAARDFDRITGMLALEPLLHRRPGTLSGGERQRVAIGRALLSDPALLVMDEPLAALDEARKAEIMPWLERLRDEIRLPILYVSHSVPEVLRLATTVVLMRQGRVVHSGPLAAILADPELAPQLGAREAGALIRATVEAREPDGMTRVATAGGPMLLPGMDLAPGRALRLRILAHEVILAREAPRGLSALNVLPVAVTRIEGGLVQLALGQGAQHERMLAQVTPRSVKALELQPGTACHAIVKSVSVLPS; this is encoded by the coding sequence ATGCTGGAGGTCGCCTTTCGCCACAATTTCCGGGGGCTGGCGCTGGACGTGGCCTTTCAGGCGCCCGGCGGGGTGACGGCGCTGTTCGGCCCCTCGGGCTGCGGCAAAAGCACCACGATCAACGCCATCGCCGGGCTGATGCGCCCCGAACAGGGCCGCATCGCGCTGGACGGGCAGGTGCTGTTCGACGGCGCCACGAACCTTGCGCCGCAGGCCCGGCGCATCGGCTGCGTGTTCCAGGACGCGCGGCTGTTTCCGCATATGACGGTGGCGGCGAACCTGCGCTATCCTTCGCGTTGGCGGCGCGGGGCGGCGCGCGATTTCGACCGCATCACCGGGATGCTGGCGCTGGAGCCCTTGCTGCACCGCCGCCCCGGCACGCTGTCGGGGGGCGAGCGCCAGCGCGTGGCCATCGGGCGCGCGCTTCTGTCTGACCCGGCGCTCTTGGTGATGGACGAGCCGCTGGCGGCGCTGGACGAGGCGCGCAAGGCCGAGATCATGCCCTGGCTGGAGCGCCTGCGCGACGAGATCCGGCTGCCGATCCTTTATGTCAGCCATTCGGTGCCCGAGGTGCTGCGGCTGGCGACCACGGTGGTGCTGATGCGGCAGGGGCGGGTGGTCCATTCCGGCCCGCTGGCCGCGATCCTGGCCGATCCCGAACTGGCCCCGCAGCTGGGCGCGCGCGAGGCGGGGGCGCTGATCCGCGCCACGGTCGAGGCGCGCGAACCCGACGGCATGACCCGTGTGGCCACCGCCGGCGGGCCGATGCTGTTGCCCGGCATGGACCTGGCGCCGGGGCGGGCGCTGCGGCTGCGCATCCTGGCGCATGAGGTGATCCTGGCGCGCGAGGCGCCGCGGGGCCTGTCGGCGCTGAACGTGCTGCCGGTCGCGGTGACGCGCATCGAGGGCGGGCTGGTGCAGCTGGCGCTGGGGCAGGGCGCGCAGCATGAGCGGATGCTTGCGCAGGTCACGCCGCGCTCGGTCAAGGCGCTGGAATTGCAGCCGGGAACCGCCTGCCACGCCATCGTGAAATCGGTCTCGGTCCTGCCCAGCTAG
- a CDS encoding transglycosylase SLT domain-containing protein: MNRFLKLAIVGLVASCGGGGNYKAPRNLESACAIAAERPAYMRAMKATERRWGVPVHVQMATIHQESKFIGNARTPHQYALGIIPIGRQSSAYGYSQALDSTWDDYRKQTGNRRARRDNIRDATDFMGWYMNDSARVLGISKWDAASQYLAYHEGRSGFARGSHNSKPWLLGVAGKVQARAEVYRSQLASCR; encoded by the coding sequence ATGAACAGGTTTCTCAAGCTCGCCATCGTCGGGCTGGTGGCCTCTTGCGGAGGGGGCGGGAACTACAAGGCACCGCGCAATCTGGAAAGCGCCTGCGCCATCGCGGCAGAGCGGCCCGCCTACATGCGCGCGATGAAGGCGACCGAGCGGCGCTGGGGCGTGCCGGTGCATGTGCAGATGGCGACGATCCACCAGGAATCGAAATTCATCGGCAATGCCCGCACGCCGCATCAATATGCGCTGGGCATCATTCCGATCGGCCGGCAAAGCTCGGCCTATGGCTACAGCCAGGCGCTGGACAGCACCTGGGACGATTACCGCAAGCAGACCGGCAACCGCCGTGCCCGGCGCGACAATATCCGCGACGCCACCGACTTCATGGGCTGGTACATGAACGATTCGGCGCGGGTGCTGGGCATCTCGAAATGGGACGCCGCCTCGCAATACCTGGCCTATCACGAGGGCCGCTCGGGCTTTGCCAGGGGTTCGCACAATTCGAAGCCCTGGCTGCTGGGCGTGGCGGGCAAGGTCCAGGCCAGGGCCGAGGTCTATCGCAGCCAGCTTGCCTCCTGCCGCTGA
- a CDS encoding LolA family protein, which yields MKLKTLALAPVLCLAMAFPALAEKIPLNEISRYLNSLKTAKADFTQVNADGSISTGVVYIQRPQRVRFEYKGDRTLVMASAGNVAVFDGKTRGAPQQYPLSKTPLSLILAPNIDLSRARMVTGYAEKKNTTVVTAQDPQHPEYGNIQMVFTANPTQLRQWVVTDDTGKRTTVILGDMQTGMSFPASTFAIQNEIARRQ from the coding sequence ATGAAACTGAAAACGCTCGCCCTTGCGCCCGTCCTGTGCCTGGCCATGGCCTTTCCCGCCCTGGCCGAGAAGATTCCGCTGAACGAGATCTCGCGCTATCTCAACAGCCTCAAGACCGCCAAGGCGGATTTCACCCAGGTGAATGCCGACGGCTCGATCTCGACCGGGGTGGTCTATATCCAGCGCCCGCAGCGGGTGCGCTTCGAATACAAGGGCGACCGCACGCTGGTCATGGCCTCGGCCGGCAACGTCGCCGTGTTCGACGGCAAGACGCGCGGCGCGCCGCAGCAATATCCGCTGTCCAAGACGCCGCTGTCGCTGATCCTGGCGCCGAACATCGACCTGAGCCGGGCGCGCATGGTCACCGGCTATGCCGAAAAGAAGAACACCACCGTGGTCACGGCGCAGGATCCCCAGCACCCGGAATACGGCAATATCCAGATGGTCTTTACCGCCAACCCGACCCAGCTGCGGCAATGGGTCGTGACCGACGACACCGGCAAGCGCACCACGGTGATCCTGGGCGACATGCAGACCGGGATGAGCTTTCCCGCCTCGACCTTCGCCATCCAGAACGAGATCGCCCGCCGCCAATAG
- a CDS encoding UbiH/UbiF/VisC/COQ6 family ubiquinone biosynthesis hydroxylase, with protein MDIARPKVILRPMRTDFDILIAGGGLNGPALALALADAGLSVAVADARPADARAGDAFDGRAYALALASQRLLAALGLWNDLAPNAQEIRKVEATQGVPGEGAGPFGLHFDGAEIEEGRLGYMLEDRFLYRALLAAMRGRVTHLPGLSVTGQEAEGAGIRASLSDGRSIKARLLVGADGRQSGVAARAGIRRIGHDYGQIALVAAVDHELPHEGTAHQYFMPTGPLAILPLPGNRSSIVWSEPEAQARAIMDLPDAEFLAVLRPRFGDFLGEIQLAGPRFSYPLNLTLAERYVDARVALVGDAAHGVHPIAGQGLNLGLRDVAALAEVVVAARRRGEDIGAELVLARYQDWRRPDATALALGMDGVNALFSNANPLLRAAREIGMGLVDAIPPLRRGFMRQAAGLSLEPMPRLLTGRRL; from the coding sequence ATGGACATTGCCCGGCCGAAGGTCATATTGCGTCCCATGAGGACCGATTTCGACATCCTGATTGCCGGCGGCGGGCTGAACGGCCCGGCCCTGGCCCTGGCCCTGGCCGATGCCGGCCTGTCGGTGGCGGTGGCCGATGCCCGCCCCGCCGATGCCCGCGCCGGCGACGCCTTCGACGGCCGCGCCTATGCGCTGGCGCTGGCCTCGCAACGGCTGCTGGCCGCGCTGGGGCTGTGGAACGACCTGGCCCCGAACGCGCAGGAGATCCGCAAGGTCGAGGCGACGCAGGGCGTGCCGGGCGAAGGCGCCGGCCCCTTCGGCCTGCATTTCGACGGCGCCGAGATCGAGGAAGGCCGGCTGGGCTATATGCTCGAGGACCGCTTCCTTTACCGCGCGCTGCTGGCCGCGATGCGGGGCCGGGTCACGCATCTGCCCGGCCTGTCCGTCACCGGGCAAGAGGCCGAGGGCGCAGGGATCCGCGCCAGCCTTTCGGACGGGCGCAGCATCAAGGCCCGGCTGCTGGTCGGCGCCGACGGGCGGCAATCGGGCGTGGCGGCGCGGGCCGGGATCCGGCGCATCGGCCATGACTACGGCCAGATCGCGCTGGTCGCGGCGGTCGATCACGAACTGCCGCACGAAGGCACCGCGCATCAGTATTTCATGCCGACCGGGCCGCTGGCGATCCTGCCGCTGCCGGGCAATCGCAGCTCGATCGTCTGGTCCGAGCCCGAGGCCCAGGCCCGCGCCATCATGGATCTGCCGGACGCGGAGTTCCTGGCGGTGCTGCGCCCGCGCTTCGGCGATTTCCTGGGCGAAATCCAACTGGCCGGGCCGCGCTTTTCCTATCCGCTGAACCTGACCCTGGCCGAACGCTACGTCGATGCGCGCGTGGCGCTGGTGGGCGATGCGGCGCATGGCGTGCATCCCATCGCCGGGCAGGGGTTGAACCTGGGCCTGCGCGACGTGGCCGCGCTGGCCGAGGTCGTCGTCGCCGCCCGCCGCCGCGGCGAGGATATCGGCGCCGAGCTGGTGCTGGCACGCTACCAGGACTGGCGCCGACCGGATGCGACGGCGCTGGCGCTTGGCATGGACGGGGTGAACGCGCTGTTTTCCAACGCCAATCCGCTGCTGCGCGCCGCGCGCGAAATCGGCATGGGTCTGGTCGATGCCATCCCGCCCCTGCGGCGCGGCTTCATGCGCCAGGCGGCGGGGCTGAGCCTTGAGCCGATGCCGCGCCTGCTGACCGGGCGGCGGCTTTAG
- a CDS encoding amidase: MDWLRASAAEQGRAILAGLISPVEQAEAYLDAAARHPYGDRIYARLTPERARAEAIAAHDRARAGLRRGLLDGVAISWKDNIDSAGIATEAGSRLLQGRVPRQDAAILAGATLDGLVCLGKTHMTELAFSGLGVNPRTATPPNSIDQELAPGGSSSGAAVSVALGLAAAAVGSDTGGSIRVPAAWNGLVGFKPTTGAVSGAGIVPLCRRFDVAGPIARTVEDCAELFAVLRGEPAADLADANPRGLRLMVLDGVPFEDARKEPVAGFEDAVDRLARAGARITHAAPPCVAEAMVLAPLLFAPEAYGIWREQIEAAPELMYPPILERFRGGQFVLAADYVAAWEELARLRADWARLVAGFDAVILPTAPILPPPVDRLLAEEEFFARENLLTLRNTRIANLLDLPAVSLPTGHPGCGIMLMGRAGQDRALLVAAAAAEAALR, encoded by the coding sequence ATGGATTGGCTCAGGGCATCTGCGGCGGAACAGGGAAGGGCGATCCTGGCCGGGCTCATCAGCCCGGTCGAGCAGGCCGAGGCCTATCTGGACGCCGCGGCCCGCCATCCCTATGGCGACCGCATCTATGCCCGGCTGACCCCCGAGCGCGCGCGGGCCGAGGCCATCGCCGCCCATGACCGCGCCCGCGCCGGGCTGCGCCGCGGCTTGCTGGACGGGGTGGCGATCAGCTGGAAGGATAATATCGACAGCGCCGGCATCGCGACCGAGGCCGGCTCGCGCCTGCTGCAAGGCCGCGTGCCCCGCCAGGATGCCGCGATCCTGGCCGGGGCGACGCTGGACGGGCTGGTCTGCCTGGGCAAGACGCATATGACCGAGCTGGCCTTTTCCGGCCTGGGGGTGAATCCCCGCACGGCGACGCCGCCCAACAGCATCGACCAGGAACTGGCGCCGGGCGGGTCGAGTTCGGGCGCGGCCGTCTCGGTGGCGCTGGGGCTGGCGGCGGCGGCGGTGGGCTCGGATACCGGCGGCTCGATCCGGGTGCCGGCGGCCTGGAACGGGCTGGTGGGCTTCAAGCCGACCACGGGCGCGGTCAGCGGTGCTGGCATCGTGCCGCTGTGCCGCCGCTTCGACGTGGCCGGCCCCATCGCCCGCACGGTCGAGGATTGCGCCGAGCTTTTCGCCGTGCTGCGCGGCGAGCCGGCAGCCGACCTGGCCGATGCCAATCCGCGCGGACTGCGGCTGATGGTGCTGGACGGTGTGCCCTTCGAGGATGCGCGCAAGGAGCCGGTCGCCGGCTTCGAGGATGCGGTGGACCGCCTGGCCCGCGCCGGTGCCCGCATCACCCATGCCGCGCCGCCCTGCGTGGCCGAGGCCATGGTGCTGGCGCCGCTGCTGTTCGCGCCCGAGGCCTATGGCATCTGGCGCGAGCAGATCGAGGCGGCGCCCGAGTTGATGTATCCGCCGATCCTGGAGCGTTTTCGCGGCGGCCAGTTCGTGCTGGCGGCCGATTACGTCGCCGCCTGGGAGGAGCTGGCCCGGCTGCGCGCCGACTGGGCGCGGCTGGTCGCGGGCTTCGACGCGGTGATCCTGCCCACGGCGCCGATCCTGCCGCCGCCGGTGGACCGGCTGCTGGCCGAGGAAGAGTTCTTTGCCCGCGAGAACCTGCTGACGCTGCGCAATACCCGCATCGCCAACCTGCTGGACCTGCCGGCGGTCAGCCTGCCGACCGGCCATCCGGGTTGCGGCATCATGCTGATGGGCCGCGCCGGCCAGGACCGCGCGCTGCTGGTGGCGGCCGCCGCGGCCGAGGCGGCGCTGCGCTGA
- a CDS encoding aminotransferase class I/II-fold pyridoxal phosphate-dependent enzyme yields MAIPERFSNLPDYAFPRLRKLLSGIEPGGEPLILTIGEPRHALPDFVGPVMAESIADFGKYPSNEGTAELLAAISGWLSRRHGLEVAPERIMALNGTREGLFNAALALAPERKNGQKPAILVPNPFYQVYAVAAAAVGAEPVFVPATPETGHLPRFADLPAAVLDRAAVAYLCSPANPQGSIASEDYLEELIALADRHDFLVFADECYSEIWRDAPPPGALAVAARMGLADRVVMFNSLSKRSNLPGLRSGFAAGGAAQIAQLRRLRSYAGAPLPLPVQRVSAMAWADEGHVDASRALYQQKYAIADRVLGNVPGYQPVQGGFFLWLPVPESVGTGEDAAKKLWAEAGIQVLPGAYLARDGEAGNPGRNFIRVALVAPAEQTEAALNRLKMCLYQGG; encoded by the coding sequence ATGGCAATTCCCGAGCGGTTCTCGAACCTGCCGGATTACGCGTTTCCGCGCCTGCGGAAGCTTCTTTCGGGCATCGAGCCCGGCGGCGAGCCGCTGATCCTGACGATCGGCGAGCCGCGCCATGCCTTGCCGGATTTCGTCGGCCCGGTCATGGCCGAAAGCATCGCCGATTTCGGCAAATATCCCTCGAACGAGGGCACGGCCGAACTGCTGGCCGCGATCTCGGGCTGGCTTTCCCGCCGGCACGGGCTGGAGGTCGCGCCCGAGCGGATCATGGCGCTGAACGGCACGCGCGAGGGGCTGTTCAACGCCGCCCTGGCGCTGGCGCCGGAGCGCAAGAACGGCCAAAAGCCTGCTATTCTGGTGCCGAACCCGTTCTACCAGGTCTATGCCGTGGCCGCCGCCGCCGTGGGCGCCGAGCCCGTCTTCGTGCCCGCCACGCCGGAAACCGGCCACCTGCCGCGCTTTGCCGACCTGCCGGCCGCGGTGCTGGACCGCGCCGCCGTGGCCTATCTGTGCTCGCCCGCCAATCCGCAGGGCAGCATCGCCTCCGAGGATTATCTCGAGGAGCTGATCGCGCTGGCCGACCGGCACGATTTTCTGGTCTTCGCCGATGAATGCTATTCCGAGATCTGGCGCGACGCCCCGCCGCCCGGCGCGCTGGCGGTGGCTGCGCGCATGGGGCTGGCCGACCGGGTGGTGATGTTCAACTCGTTGTCGAAACGCTCGAACCTGCCGGGGCTGCGCTCGGGTTTCGCGGCGGGCGGCGCGGCGCAGATCGCGCAGTTGCGGCGGCTGCGCAGCTATGCGGGCGCGCCGCTGCCGCTGCCGGTGCAGCGGGTCAGCGCCATGGCCTGGGCGGATGAGGGCCATGTGGACGCAAGCCGCGCACTCTACCAGCAGAAATACGCCATCGCCGATCGGGTGCTGGGCAATGTGCCGGGCTACCAGCCGGTGCAGGGCGGCTTTTTCCTGTGGCTGCCGGTCCCGGAAAGCGTCGGCACCGGCGAGGACGCGGCGAAAAAGCTGTGGGCCGAGGCGGGTATCCAGGTGCTGCCCGGCGCCTATCTGGCCCGCGACGGCGAGGCCGGCAATCCGGGCCGGAATTTCATCCGCGTGGCGCTGGTTGCGCCGGCGGAGCAGACCGAGGCGGCGCTGAACCGCCTGAAAATGTGTTTGTATCAAGGGGGTTGA